In Nocardioides daphniae, the DNA window CGACCACCTCGCTGCTCACTTGGAGCGCGGGGGAGTGCTGGGCCTGGGCGTGCTCCCGAGCACGGACCCGACCGGCGCGATCGGCGACAAGGCCGTGACCGAGCGCGTGCTGCGCTGGCTCGACATGGTCGGCTTCGACCCCGAGGAGGTCGCGCCGCGGATCGTGGTCACGCCGAGCTGTGGGTTGGCTGGCGCGAGTACGACGTGGGCTCGCCGCGCGTTGTCGTTGGCGGCGGCGACGGCGCGGCACCTGTCCTGACGGAGACGCGTCGACGCGCTGCCGTGCGCCTGTATGGGCGTGCGACCCGCCAGTCAGGCGTACGTCGGGATGAGGCGGGAGTCTGCCAGTGCTGCCGTCCGGTGCGCGGCGGCCTCAAGATAGGCGGGGTTCTCGAGCATGGCCCGGAAGGCTGCCGGGCTGGGATACCGCACCGTCATCATCCCGTCCCACTGCTCGCCCGCGGGGCCGATGAACGTCGGTCCACAGGTGCTGAAGTGCTCCATCGACCCGCCGATCTCGGCGAGCGCGGCCTGCGCCGCCGCGCCGTACCTTTTGTAGGCCTCGGCGCCGGAGATCGGTGCGTCGGGGGCGAGGTCGGGGTGGTCCGAGTAGTCGGCGACGTCGCGGAACCGCACCAGGTTGAGCATGACCACCGGTCGATCGGCGTCCAGCTGCTCCAGCGCCGCGAACTGGGCGGCGGTGGGCTCGACACTGCGATGCGCCGTGGGAGGAAGTTCTGTCTCCATGCGCACACGCTAGTGCTGGGTCGTCCTTCCGATGGAGAAGCAGCAGGGGCAACGAACTATCGTGGTGCGCGATGATCACCCGCCGTGCTGCCGCCCAACGCCTCGACATCCCCGTCGAGATGGCCACCCGCAACGGTCTGCCGTCGAAGCTCACCGAGGCGCAGCTGCGTCAGATTGAGGACAACCCGCCGCCGTGGCTTGTCCAGTCGCGCGCCAACCGCACCGGCAAGAAGCCGGTGTGGGTCGACCTCGAGTGCAGCGTGTGCGGTTTCGCCGAGAAGGCCCGGCCAAAGAAGTGGTGGCCGGCGTTCACCCACCTAGCCTGCGAGCACCACCGTGCCTCGGGCCTGCCGCCGGTACCGGCGGGGGAGCAGCGCGCGGAGTATCCGGGCATCGGGAGCCGGTTCGTCGGGTTCGTGGACTTCCCGCTGGATCTGTAGGGGATTACCGCCGCTCGGCCTCACGGGGCGAGGTGCTTGGACGGGGTGCGTGACTCCACCCACAAAGACGCATCACATTCGCCGCTCAGTCTGAGCTGTAATCGTCAGGGTGTAAACCTCCGGCTTCGAGCAACAATCCGGCCAAATGGTTAGCCAGTTCTGCGGAACCCTTGGGCACGAATTGCGCAGGTGTTGAAGCCGCCTATTAATCTCCTCCGGTTGGCAGTACCCACGTGCCAACCTGTCCAAGTAGGCCAGTTCGTCGACAGCACGCTTCTCAAGGGTCTTTCCCAGCGGGACGACCGCGACCAGCGACCACGGGACGCCAGTGCGGACCGATCTGATCAGGTTTCCCTTCAATTCACGCCAGGCATCGACATGCTCGCGGCCGGTCGGGTGAGGCTTTGTCAGATCGTCCAGATCGTCCAGATCGTCCAGGTCGCCTCAGCATTGCCGTGAGCATCGGCCGCGAGCAGCTCTTCCCAGCAGATTCACAGAGTATCCATCAGGCCGCCACTGGTGCGCGAGGCCTCGGTGGCCCCAAGCACTTACGACAACGTCAACTGGTAAGGCAATGGTCATTACGTAGGAGAACTAGTCTCCGAGCAAGCCGACCCTCCCGGTCATCCAGTTCTTCCCCCAGCGAGGGAAGAGGGCGTTCACGGCACGCTTCGTCGTGGCCCTGTCGGGAGCAGAAACGCGCGGCAACTTAAGCCGCTCCCATTCAAGCTCGGCCTCCAGCGTGTCTAATTCGGCGTCGGCTATGCGGTTCTCCTCACGGTGTGACACCAACGACGCGATGCTGAATCCGAGGAGTGCCTCAAGTTCCTCAACGACCCATCCAAATCTGCCAGTGAGTTCCCAAGTGACCATTGCGCAGATGAGCGCGAACCTGCGCGACTCCGGGCAGTCCGCCCTGGGCGCCTGATTCGC includes these proteins:
- a CDS encoding DUF1330 domain-containing protein; the encoded protein is METELPPTAHRSVEPTAAQFAALEQLDADRPVVMLNLVRFRDVADYSDHPDLAPDAPISGAEAYKRYGAAAQAALAEIGGSMEHFSTCGPTFIGPAGEQWDGMMTVRYPSPAAFRAMLENPAYLEAAAHRTAALADSRLIPTYA